Below is a genomic region from Anas platyrhynchos isolate ZD024472 breed Pekin duck chromosome 4, IASCAAS_PekinDuck_T2T, whole genome shotgun sequence.
GCTTTCCTGTTATGATCCTGTTTGCTGAATTGAAGAATTCCATAGTATCACTTCAGTTTCTCTTGCTGCTCTGTAAATGAACTTGCCCCATAATGTTTTCTGTAGGGGTTAAATCAATTCACTTCCTTGAGTTGGGTACACTGGGCTGTCTTCCATTCTGGTTGGCATTATTTAGGAATACTTGTGTAGTTTCTGAGAGAAGTCTTTACATACATGGTTTATTCTAGATTCCAGAAACTTTTTGGTTACTTTCTGTGTTCTCAAGATATTAAACTTGATTTTCACAATTGTCTGACCTAAGTGTTCAAAAGCCAAATGGCTTGTTCAAGCTGGCAGCGTTCACGTTTCTTTTTGTCATCATCTGAGAAGACTGAATAAGGCTTGGTTCTGATATTATTAAAAGCTGATCAATAATAGAGAAAATTGtggaatttaaaaattatttctgaaagaactgATTCTTTTGCATGCTTACTGTGATGAGCATACCGTAATGTAAGCAGTGGCTAGGGGTTCTGGCCAATTTCAACTGTGAAGTGGTGGAGcagaagggaaataaaactatatacatATGCTTTTAATATATCATGTAATCACCTGCATACTGTTAAATAGGAGATAAGGAAGCCTGAATGTTGGTGAtccctcattttccttttaggaAAGCTTTCCATATCCTACAGACTTGAGGGATGCAGGTGCTGTGCTGACATTCTTGGTGAGGAGGAACATTTGCTGGTTATTTTCCATGCAATGAATATACTCATTTCACACTGCATTTCATCCCTGTGAGCAATGGGAATTTGGCCCACAAGAAATAGGGTATTTATGGCCTGGCTGGCCTCTGGCGGAGGATGCAAGTGCAGTGCCCTGCGCTAATGGGCATTGGCCCTGGTGGAGAAGCGTGGTCTGGCATGTCTGGGGAGCTGGTTTTGGTTTGACCATCCCTCATGGGTTTGCTTTACTTTAGTTCCTGGGCAGCAAGATAAGAaacttctctttatttttttgcttaaataaCACTTTAAGATTCATGTCACAGTGTGGCAGGCCTGGGGCCTGTTCTCAGGCCTGGTGGTGCCCTCAGGGAGGGCACATGGCAGCCTGTGGTGCTGTTGAGTTGTTTCCCTTTGTCCTGGCAACCTGTCCCTGCCACCTCTCTGTCTTGGCATGACtgtgaggggctggggtggccaAGGGGAGGACGGGGTTTCCTCTTTCAACCTTGGAGAATCtgtacttgaagaaaaaaaaaaaaaaaaaaagatgtgctgGGAGTGCTGGAGGTGGATCTGATCCAAGCCGAGCAAGAAGACATAAGGGAAGTGTCCACTGGGTCCCCCTTGGCCTGGTGGCCGTGGCTTTGTCATTCTGAGAATGCAACATGCTGGTAGTCTTCTGCTGTCCTTTGGTGTACATGAAAATGCTTAGGACTGCCTACTAAAAGCTGGTACTTAACGTTGCTTCTCAGCCTCATGGATCCGTTTGGGATCTGCATGGTGATTTACTACtcgtgtatttttaaaaatcacagttgTACAGATAACTCCCActgaaaagggaggaaaagggcAGAGGAAAATCAGATGGTAAACCGTACTGTGATTCTTGACATagaaagctttattttgaaGGTGAAATGTGGTGACATTTTAGTCTGTTGCTGACTTTAAAGTCTCAGCTTCAAGAGAAATAGTTCTTCAGTTGCACTTAGGAGTATCATTTATGTTAAGAGGAATAGAGATCTTTGTTTCATCTTGCAGTGTTTGGATGAAAAAGAGGGAAtctgcatttaaacaaataatttaaatatttactcaTTACTTAAAATGCAGTTCTTTAACACTCACGTAAGTGTTAATGGTCAGACCAGCATTCAGCATATACTGTTGGCAAATACATAGTTGATGCTTTTTATATATCTaatgaatatttcttttacGTAACTGTTGTATAATCAGAATATGCGTTAAGTACAAAAGCCACCAGATAATTTTtcataagtttaaaaaaaatttattgAGTGCTTAACAGGCTGAGAAACTGTGAAATCTCCGTACAAAGTTTTAAGCACTATTTCAACCATTAATATCCCACTTTTGATGAAATGACAGCACCAAGTTGGTCTCTAACTCTTTTGCTTTCCACGAGGAATACAACAAAAGTAATGCAGTAGTCTGAAGATCAGAGATATGGTAGACATACCAGCTCTGATATTTTGAGGTCTCATATTTAATTCAGCTTGTAAGCTCGATCCCTCTGCTGCTGTAAGTTTAGGGACTGCAGACAAGTCAGAAATGGGACCACATTCCTTCTTTGTTTGCATATAAACAAAGCACATCTTGCTGGGGAGCCTAGAGACACAACCTGGTTGCAAACTGTCTTTTTAGGGCAAGTGATACATGCCTGGAAAATTTAGCAGAGTTGAGAGGTCTTGGGTTGTCGTTTCACAATAGTTTTAATCTACCAATCAGTAGGACTGAGTTTTGATTCCTCTCCAGCACTTCTGATAGCATGTGTGCAGTTCTTATGAGCTACTTCAGCTCATCAAACCACATGAGTTACCCACTCTTGAATTTGACTAGGCTCCCACTGTTTTAATTAACTAAAACAGGTCACTGGGTATCAGATTAAGTCTAGGGGAGGTATAACAGAAGAGGTAGGGTTATTGTTTCAATCCCAGATGTATGTGCACGGATTTGGGTTTAATCTGGAGTAGAACCAAAAGGAACCAAGACCATGCTGAAGAGCAAGCCACACTGCCATCCCCATTTCACACTGCATCCTAAAGATCAGAGATAACTTTGGGCCAATTTTGTTATTGCTATCATGATGAAAGTCTGTAGTTTCTCTAGTTCAGTTTTGAATAATGGAGTTTTTCTGAACCTGGAACATATGGTGTGCACAGACCCTCATGAAAATCAAAACTAAAGGAAACATTTGCATGAGACCTTGTGAGGTGGGGATACAGCAGAATATCCTGTGTGGAAGGAATGATGCTCTGCCCTCCTGGTTGGCCCTGTAGAGAAGAGCGTATCCCAGGCAGTAGGAATTACAAGGCTGTATAAAACAGCTGAAGGGACAGACATTTAGTCCCATCTCTTTTTACATATGCTGTTTGTAACAGCTGACTACATGTACAACACATGCATTCATGTAGATCCAGAAATAAATTCTGGATATCAGCCAGTGTATTGGAAAGCAACCTTCATCTAGTATTCATCATCATCCTCCAGGTCTTCGCCTGCAGTTGCAGCTTCCAGTgcagccagtgctgctgctaCTTCTGCATCTTCCTCCTCGATTTCTCCATTGATGTCTTTGTGACTGGGGTGTGGGGGTGCCTGTAGTGCTGTACTCACAGCCATGGCAGTGATACCATCAAGAACATCCTTGCTCAAACCTGCAGAGTCAGTTTTAAAAGGTTCAATACTGCTTTCCTTTGCGTGTGAAGGTGGCGTTACACAGAGGCCTTGGACCTGTGTGGCTGAAGGCCTGGTGACTTGGTCTGAATGCACACAGTTGACCGGAAAGCTATCTTTTTCAACATAGTTCCTCAGTCTGTTGCCGTTTTGGTGACAATCTATATCTGGCAGTTGtatggtggtgttttttgtctCCAGCATTGCAGTTCCTCTGAGAAAGGCACTATGTTCTGCAGCCTGGGCCTTCCCATCCTGAATACTGTTTGGCTCATTGCAGGCTGCCTTCTTGTGGCTGCCTACTCCTATGTCAATCTCTTGGCCATTCAGGTGGGTATGAAAGTCTCTAGTGCTGGCTGAAGGAGGCTCTGCCAGCTGGAGGCTGGAGGTTCCCTGCTCACTGGCTTCTTTCACTGGGTTTGTGTTGGGACCAAGACCAGGGTGTGCTCCAGCACACGAGCTGCCACCATTAACTGCAACATCAGGCTTTGCAAGGCACCTCCCGAGGCCATCCTCTTGAGAAGCATTGCCTCCATGGTTCCCGAGGGTTCCCTGTGTGCTATTTACCCGATTCTTGTGTTCTGTTCCGTTTAGCTCATCCTTCTGGAGTTCATTTTTGTGATCCTGAATTTCACTATTGTGTTTGAATTTGAATTTGTTGCTGCTTTGCTCATCCCGTTTGCAGCTTTTTGCTTCATGAATGCATCCAGGTGACTGTACTTCTTCTGGATCAAAAATATAGCTggagtaaggaaaaaaatagaggaaatgTTAATTGTTTTTCAAGTTCCTACTGTTAACAGTGAAATTAAGCTTAATTTTTAGCTGGAGGTCTTGAGGAGCCTAAGCTGAATGGACATGTTGGGCCATGCTGTAATCTCCTGGGAGTAACAGGGACTGACCCTTACAGTGAGGTTCACCAGGAGCATAGGAAGATGGCAGAACCTTTTGCTGGTTAGTTCATGCTTCTggctttgcttattttttcctctggaggATGGATTAGCCAATGAGTAGTCATCGTATAGGTAATGATCTATATCATTAATTGATGTGCCCTCATATAGTTGCCAaaaatacctcttttttttttctttttttttttttctggtactcTTCCTCTCAAGTCttgtctttttgttctttttccgtATTTGTCCCCTCTTTCTGTTCTTACCTAGTTTTCCCTTCTGCTCCTAAATGTTCCTTGACTTATTCCAGAGCCTCTCTTtactttctttcccctttcttttgtAGGACCAATTTTCTTCCCGCTTCCTTACTTGTTCTAGAAACGTGGCCAAGGGGAAGAGTAACTGCCAAGTGGGACTGCAGTGTTATTTCTAAAACTATCTAGTCTCCCTCATCAGGAAGACTTTTAGTGTGCAATTCTTCCCACAGCTAATGACATAAAAAAGCTATGAAGGAAGCATGGATCTGTAGCTCATGTTCATTGTTCAGGAGAGCAGGAGGATCTGAGCAAGCCTGTGCTCCTCATTCTGCTTGAATTGAGGGGAAGCTTATGCTATCTATGTGAGGAAAATCTTGTTGATAAAATTGAATTTTCATTGCCTTACAGCACTTCTGTGTCTTGGGAATTATAGAAATAGACTTCAATTACAATGAATTATAAGGACGTTCGGGGGAAATCAGTATACCTATGCTCTGGCTTGACTTTAAAGATACTGTAGACTTGGGGAAAACTTAAACCTTGTAAATGGGCTTAATTTGAGCAGAGATGTAGAGGAGCACAAatgtgttttaatgttttttcttttattcagtcTAAGCAACTCTTACTCTGTTGTACCTTTGTATCATTTTGCAGCACCTGCACCCCATCTGGATTTTCTTTAAtctgaaaagagagagagggaaggcaAGGGAGAGGGGAGATGAGTGAAGCATTATGAAATTAATGCATGGGTAATTGCATTGAAAATGATGCTCAtgtttagaaatgttttattagCTAACAAGAAACATGCCTATGCAAGAATGGATGCAGTACCATTCAAGGTCTTTGTAGCTTGCTATCTTGCATTGACAGTGGCCTGTAGTTGGGGGAGAATTTAGGGAATAATTTGAGTTCTTTAGCAGACAGTGGTGTTCTCCCAGAATGTTTTCCTAGTCTGCAACGGCTTTATGATTTGAAGACTTCTAAGATGgagtaatgcattttttttttgtatttggttACTATTGATGGATTTATCTTCTATAAATTTGTTTCAAGTCTTAGTTGTTTTCTGAACTCAGGTAAATTGCTTGCATCTACAGCATCCTTTAGTGAGGAGCTGCACTGCTCAACCTTGCCTGTGTGAAGAACCACCTGCTTTTGTTTGACTCAAACCTGGCTCTTACTGGCATTATTTGATTCCCTGTTGGTGTACGGGGCAGGCAGTGAATATCAAGCCCTGGTACTGTGGTAGTACAGGTCCTGTACTGCCACCTTCAGCTCTGATACTCAGCCTGAAGAATCCTCATCTGTCGAAATACTCCTGTACTCACATTATTTCAGGTTTTTAGATTCTCCTTGTCATTGTTCTCTGGATCTCTTATGCTTTGACATCCTTCTTGAATTAGGGGTGGGAACCACAATGCAGAGCTCTCGAGCTGTGGAAAGCCACAGATTTACTCCTAATAACTGCTGTCCCCACTCACTTGGGAGCTGTTGCAGAGACAGCTACTGAGCACTGGCATGACCTTGCTGTAGATCTCTCTCTTAATCCTCTGTTTAGACACAGATGTGTTGCTGGGGTGGGCACTTTCTTACAGTGTTGTGCACCTATGTTTTACTACAGTGTGACTAGAGCAGTCAAACTGCTTGTGTGCTACATCCCTTTATCTTATAAGTTTTCTGTATATGTTTTTCGTTGTTGGATCCAATGAGACGCTGAGAGCTATCTGTTATGTGGTTCCTGTCAGTCTTTTattatggaaagaaataaattaacttgGACCCTTGAACTTTTATGTTATGAACCTAAAAGTGAAGGCATGGACCTAAATATCTGAAAATCCttgtaagaattttttttttaattttatgggTTGGGGCTATCTTAGTTCAAGTTGATCAAGCCAGGCCAGTTTGTTAATGCTCTGTCCATTATTATTCACGCTCTTTATCTCTTGATGCTCTACAACCTTACATATCTTTGCTGTTGCCTTGCTTTCCATAAGACAAATCAGTGGCACAAGGTGTGGGTATTTTCTAGAGTGAGTTATTCAAAGGAAAATAGCATTGATTTATTTGTACCAGTTCAGATTTCCCCCAAACTGCCCACCAGTGATTACGCTAGCAGAAACTAAAACCCTGTCATTTTATTGTCCCAGTTTTGCCCTCAAAATCTGACTTCTCTGCTGCTGGCATTGAACATAGTGCCTGGTGGCAAGTCCTTTGTTCCTGGGCCTGGATATTCAGCACCTGGCTTCAGCTAGGACACAGCTGCTCCTTCCCATGCTGTTTGTCTCTGTGCCTGAACTCTCCAGGAGCAGGAACTTTTATAAAGGAGAAAGCAGCTTGGTGTAGCTCGGTGCCTGTCAGGATGGCCTGCGTGCCAGCTGCTTTGCTTCCTCTCAGACTGGGGCTGCTTCTCCCTCTTCCTTAAATGTGTTCTCCCGTGTTGCACCCCCAACGATATCTTATCAGGAGTTCTGATGCAGGGTTTTTTGTCTAGAGAGTGTGCAGTGACCAGTTGAGGTGGCCGTGCCCTCCTTGCGTGCATCGTAGAGGCACCGGGGCAGGTTTGGCAAGCTACGAGGCTCATTTGAGCTGGGGCACGTAGCCATCTTATCTAGATAAAGCAGAGTTCTTAATTTGCTTTGAttgttttgaaaactgaattaGTTATAGCCCTTCTTTAAGACTGACTTGAAGCTTCAGTTGAGCTAAGCTGTATGCTGATGCTTTTGACTGACATCTTTAGTTCTAGCTTAAGCATGCTTCTAAGCCGGAAGAACAAAAACAGCTTAAAACCAACCCTTGATAGACTCAGCCTTCAAGTCTTGGCATGTTAGGGTAAGTCACAGTGACGGCATGATCTCTGTTCATGGGAAAGGCAACGTACATGTCTTATGTTGAGCCCCTTTCTGTATATGCTAAGCTGCTACCATCCCTCGCATTTGTCAAAGTATTTGTCGAAGTATTTGTCAATACCTCGCATGCAAGTATTATTCTAGCTCAGGTAAAACAACGATGATTTTGGTCACTCTCGGTCACCACTTGAGCCCGCAGATCTGCCCACACAGCCCCTGGTGCTTTGCTTTAAAGTTGCTGGTTTGGTGAAACCAGCCCGGGTTCATCTGCAGCCCAGCTCTGAGAGCAGATCCCACTGCTTCTGCTTAATCTTTGCCCTGACAAATTTCCTACTTAGTGCTGGTATTTATAATGTTTCATGACTATTAAGAAGAATGTTGCTTATAGGTTTTAACCATTGGGAAGTGTTAATTGCTGTCCTTTATTCTGTTGAAAAGATGTTTGTTATCTTCACAGAAAGCAATTATATATGGAAATgactgttgttatttttataagaAGCCCTttcctgtttgtgttttttaattacagctACTGTTTGAATTATCTCTGCAGCTACTGCATTTAAGCTTTTCAGCTGATTAGTTACAACTGAATTTGTCCTCTGGCATGAATGAGTTATAGCATATGGGTATATTTTATGCTGCATTTTTATGCTTATAAATTACTTCACATCCCTGAAGTAAGAATACAGTTCTACAATGTCTAAACAATGTTAGTTTTTTGCCCTCCTTGCCTTTCCATATTTATAATAATCTTTCAAGCCAAGGTTGGAAAATAATTCTGGGGAACAAATTGCTTTCATAGCATGAAAAGACATACTTTAATCCTACTTACTTTGTTTTAGGTAGCTTGTTCTAAAGACTCTGGTATTGTGTGAGGTTCATAGTTCCACTAACAAACAAGTAGTATTGATAAGCTCCTGTCTGGAGAAGTCTGAATCGAGCACGTTATGCGGAtttgcaacaaaaaaaaaagggttacAGAGCTCAAGCGATGGATAATTATCTGTGACTGAGTTTAAAAAGACATCTAGAACATGACATAGCATCCTTTTATGTTGTTCCAACTCTGTCTTTCTATAAGATGTTTATTCTGTtggattttctgttgttttgtgcTGTTAAATTGTTAAGATGCTTTCAGATGAATGTGACATGATGCAGAATGCTGCCTTGCAAAACACTTTGAggatttagtttttttttttttttaaaaaaaagaaaaaaagaaaagctgtctcTCTCAAGGGGCAATAAAATGCTTGGCCTTAACATTTAGATCCTCAGAATTCAGGTCAACCTGACAAACATCATTCTTCCTCGATCGGGAAATTCTTAAAAGCCTGTACATTTCTCAGTGGTTGTTACAGTCACTTAATTCTGAACATTAGCACCTCACTTGGCATTAAATCTCTACTAAAATGTTAAGTATAGATTTACAGAttgtacttatttattttttttaagacttgcaCTTGGAGCATTTAGATGGAAGAAGTGGAGCTGTTCAGGTGAAGGGATGAGGGTGGCTTCGCTTTAAATTCTTCCTCTCTGCTCAATATTGAacttttgcttttcagctttGAGAAGCTGTTGAATCTTCTAAAGGTCTCTGAAGCTGAGCTTATAGCAGTTTCTTCAGAACACCAGCTTCCTGCAGCATGTACGTTTTCCCCAGCTACCCCAGCAGACCTTGAGTTGGCCGTATGAAAAGATACTATAGATGTATTTTCTTGGCAGTGTGCTAAATGAGTGTTCAGAGAGAGACGGGAAGACCCGATGTTATGAAAGAGTGaatttttcttgaagaaaatgttATAGAAAAGcagctattttaaaatcagtggGGGAAAATGCTGCTATGGCTGTTAAGGAGGTTGATTTAATCTGAGAGCAGAACACCAATCCTGTCTGTAAAGTACATGCTGAAAAAGAGGAAGCTGTAAATGttctgctgctggcacctgCTAGGAGAATGGGACGGGGCTTTTCTTAGGGTGAGACCTTGCTGGGGATGACACGAATGGATGGTGTCTGACTTCACAAATGTGAGCTTGCATTACAAGCCACAGTGTGCTTTAAGAGATGTCTGTTTTGCTTCATCAGGTCTGAGAAACACAACGTATCTGATTTTAGGTTATGTAATAACACGGCTTCTATTGTCTATTTAAACTGTAGCTATGttgtaaataaacaaaaggtGAATGATAATGGCATGAAAAGGGAAGGGCACGCATTGTAGAGATAAAAATGTGTTGACAACCTTTGTCCATATTCTTGGAAGTttacatggaaacagaaaaaggccaataataattttttcttcaaaagaacaGAAGTATAACacagcattattattatttttttttaatccctccAGGAGTGGAGGCAGAAAGGTGAGGAGAGAGcacattaaaatgtgtttttctctcaTTATAAAATGCGGAAATTTTTGTTCCCAAGTTTATAAATTCTGGTTCCATGTCCTTTGATCTGGCTCATTCTtaagccttttttcctttccccaagTCTGGTTCTTAATGAGCTTTTGCTGTTTCTACAGCTTTTTGCTCTCCTCCCTCATTTCCCACTCCAGATTGCCAAGTAACCTGTTTTTTCCTGAGTGTATTATCCGGGCTGCTGAGCCTGGGTGCCGCATCTCCCAGCGACCTGGGATCCGTGCCTCTTTCtgctctctttcaggcagaggCACTTCTCACCCTGGACCCTGCTGGTGTCTTTCCTGTCAGTCTGCTGTGATTTCTGCTCCTCAGTGTAAACCTGCCCAACCTCTGGGTACAAAAAGAGAAGAGGCTTATTTTGAAAGCGTCTGCAGAGAAATGTAAAGAGGGCATATTAAGGAACTGGGGTGGGAATAACCTCAGACAGCTCTAGCACTTGGCAAGCTTCTCGTGGGAGAGGCACAGCTTGCTTTCTGTGCCAAGAAGGCATTCCCACCTCTCAGCAGACTTCAGAGGCTGTCCTCAGCATGTGCCCAGGCCTGAGAAAGGCTCAGGTGTGCTGAGGTGTGGAGGAGGGACATGCCATGTGCTCCTGAGGGGTGGAGGCAGCAGAACAATTGCTGTGGGTGGCAGGTAATATAAAAGAAGCATGGAAGGACTGTGGGACAGATGGTAGGGCTGGGAAGACCTATAATTAGAAGTGTAGGGAACTAGTAAACATACGCTAGAAAAAAGCACCAGCCTGTGGTAGAGGAAAAGGATAATAGGGAGAAGGttgtaaaggaagaaagagcagAGAGAGAACTTAGTTAGCCGCTCTGTATGCATGCTGAACACTGCTTTTGGGCAAATAGCATCTGTGAGAATTATTCACTTCGCATACAGTACAGACAACTCTTCACGTCCTGCTTTTTTCCTGACCTTCCTCGCTATTCTGAGGGCAGACTGTCCCCAACAGGAGTGAGAATTGTTCTGGGCCCAAAATGTCTTTCTGTTAATGCTTTGTGGAAAGTGCTACCACTGATGAAAAGCTCTGGAGCTGCCAGCTAAGTGTCTTCTGCAAACAAATTGCTTTCCACAAAGCTCCAGATCAGCTCTGTACCCGTACCTGACAGTCACAGCACAACTTAACTGGAACAGCCATGTTTAGCATATAGGtgacagccaaaaaaaaaaaaagtgaaaaacaaaaccataaagcAGGGCTGACGTCTTTCAACGAATCTCTGCATTCTTTGGCATCTCTTGCCTTAGCGCAGTTGGTATGAGGGTGACAATTTGATAACAAGTCTGTGCTTAACTCTGTGCTACGGCCAGTACTCAGCGCTGGGCTGAAATCTCTCTGCTTCCTTCTGACTGGTTTTGGGTCTggcaatttgttttaaaagtgcttCAGGGAGCAACTCAATCATGATAAAGCATCTGAAATAAATGAACCAACCTGAGGAGGTATCAAAATACGGTCCCTTATAGAAAATAAGTCCCACCTCAATGGTTGTTTTTACTTCTTAGCTTTTCCATAGCTGAATTGATTTGAGGATCCTTGTTCACACTTTCTTTAACTGTAGTATTGAAGTATCAGTCCCATGTTCCAGCCATCTTGCAGTCCAGCCCTGGTGGGAATATGTGCCCGTGCAGCCCTGGTCGCACAGTACGAGCTGCAGATGGGCTCAGTTCAGCCCCTGCTGTCTACACTGCTctgtaagaaaaggaaaaggtgcCAAGTGCTTCTCCTGGTGCAGCCCAGCTTATCCTGTTCTGAGGATGGCAGGCACTATGTTTGGGAGCAAGGAATGTCGGAGTGTCTGCCAGAGAGATCCTCCTGCCAGCACAAGGTTATTGCCAAGGTTGCAGTTGCTTGTCCTGCCCTCATTACTCCTCCCCCTCCAACATGCTCCTTTCCATTTACTTTACAAACAAAGCCAGGGAGCTGCTCGGCCGACCAGCCACTTTCCTTCTCCACTGAGGCCTCATTTACCCACTGACCTGTCTACATGCACTGCCAGTACTGCTAACTGTGAGGATAAGTTGGCAGAGGGACCTGCTGAGGATCCTATAAAGCTTCTTCAGCCACGGTGGTAACTTAGGGCAGCCAGCTTTAGCTTTTCATGTCTGTTGGTGTTCTGCTTGTTCATTTTCAGGTTGTTTTGCCTGGTTTTCACCAGTAAATGTCATAATTGCATGAACACAAGCAATCCTTCTTACATGATCTGCAGCTGTAGAGAAGAATCTCTACGTATTTATTAAGATGATAATTAGAACTGAAAAGGGTGTCAAAGGGAGTCACACAGGTGATTGCACATTACATTTTTATGGGAATTTTTAGAAGTATTATCAAACACATTTTCCTATGGAAATATCATTCATGATTCTATTGCATTGttgatatttttccattttttttctttataaaataaagaaaaaataaataataaagccaAAAACTAATAATAAAGCCAAAATACTCTTTATGACTTGCTTTTGGCAAGGAAAAGTCAAAATTATTTGatggcatttatttaaaaaaaaattcagaaaaaatcagaaattaaattCCCAGTCCTGTTGAGTGACATGGTATATACCCAATGTATCTACCACCTCCTGTCATCCAAATTTATTTCATTCATCTATGCTTAGAGGATCTTTTCAAGCTTTTGACAGATCATTTACTGATTTGTTCAAATTTATCTGAAATGCTCATATCCACACCCTCACCCTTCAATTTTTCTTGAAAGACACAGAAATTGTATGAGTGTGACTCTCCCAAAATTTAACATGTACAATTCAATGATGAATTTTTCCCTGTtgcttcccttctttcctcccttgCCCAACTAAATTGAGCCTCGGGGCTGTCTGCTGTTTGGGGCAGTGACCTGATTCGTGGTGTTCCTGCGACCGAAGTGGCAAATTTCTGGCTGATGTTACCCACTAGCGCTGTGTACAAACAGCAGCTGCTTGCTTTAGTGAAGGAGGAATTTTGAGTATTTTGTGTGCTGTTCAGGGCACAAATTGTACAGTTGTTTCTCTGTGTAGGGacttttctatttttgcttATTCCCAAAGAAGTTAAGCAAGTGATTTAGActggtagttgttttttctgCAGGGGAGAAAAGTG
It encodes:
- the PGCKA1 gene encoding uncharacterized protein C4orf19 homolog, encoding MGCRCCKMIQSYIFDPEEVQSPGCIHEAKSCKRDEQSSNKFKFKHNSEIQDHKNELQKDELNGTEHKNRVNSTQGTLGNHGGNASQEDGLGRCLAKPDVAVNGGSSCAGAHPGLGPNTNPVKEASEQGTSSLQLAEPPSASTRDFHTHLNGQEIDIGVGSHKKAACNEPNSIQDGKAQAAEHSAFLRGTAMLETKNTTIQLPDIDCHQNGNRLRNYVEKDSFPVNCVHSDQVTRPSATQVQGLCVTPPSHAKESSIEPFKTDSAGLSKDVLDGITAMAVSTALQAPPHPSHKDINGEIEEEDAEVAAALAALEAATAGEDLEDDDEY